One window of the Cyanobium sp. AMD-g genome contains the following:
- a CDS encoding DOMON-like domain-containing protein gives MPRHPFELRPFGVDGPAPDLWLGGEISREGDLLGLRYRLDGAIETLQLPPPASSPTRRDGLWTTTCFECFWGLEGERPYWELNLSPAGHWNLYRLEDYRLGLRQEPGYDRPLHRVSQEDGVLSMELDLPLPAPISPEARLQVAIAAVIEDRRGQLSYWALAHPGAEPDFHRRDAFLLRL, from the coding sequence ATGCCCCGCCACCCGTTCGAGCTCCGCCCCTTCGGGGTCGACGGCCCCGCTCCGGACCTGTGGCTGGGGGGTGAGATCAGCCGGGAGGGGGACCTGCTGGGGCTCCGTTACCGGCTGGACGGCGCGATCGAGACGCTGCAGCTGCCGCCACCGGCGTCCTCCCCCACGCGGCGGGACGGACTCTGGACGACGACCTGCTTCGAGTGCTTCTGGGGCCTCGAGGGGGAGCGGCCCTACTGGGAACTGAATCTGTCCCCGGCCGGCCACTGGAACCTCTACCGGCTGGAGGACTACCGGCTGGGGCTGCGGCAAGAGCCCGGCTACGACCGGCCCCTGCACCGGGTCAGCCAGGAGGATGGCGTCCTGTCGATGGAGCTGGATCTGCCGCTGCCGGCCCCGATCTCCCCCGAGGCCCGCCTGCAGGTGGCGATTGCCGCCGTGATCGAGGATCGCCGCGGCCAGCTGAGCTACTGGGCCCTGGCCCATCCGGGGGCAGAGCCTGATTTCCACCGCCGGGATGCCTTCCTGCTGCGGCTCTGA
- the lipA gene encoding lipoyl synthase gives MRPTSRYSAIPPTQRLPEWIRRPLGEVSATERVQGVVREQRLHTICEEGRCPNRGECYAAGTATFLLGGPICTRSCAFCQVDKGRAPLPLDTGEAERVAEAVQVLNLRYVVLTAVARDDLADHGASLFTAAIRAIRRRDPQVLIEVLTPDFWGGHAEPERGRRAQRQRLAAVLAAAPVCFNHNLETVERLQGEVRRGATYGRSLELLAAARELAPGIPTKSGLMLGLGETAVEVVATLEHLRAAGCQRLTLGQYLRPSLAHIPVARYWTPEEFEQLGAIARAMGFAQVRSGPLVRSSYHAAGDDPGTAQP, from the coding sequence ATGCGACCCACCAGCCGCTACAGCGCCATCCCCCCCACGCAGCGGCTGCCGGAGTGGATCCGTCGCCCCCTGGGGGAGGTCTCGGCCACCGAACGGGTTCAAGGTGTGGTCCGGGAGCAGCGGTTGCACACCATCTGCGAGGAAGGACGCTGTCCCAACCGTGGCGAGTGCTACGCCGCCGGCACGGCCACCTTCCTGCTGGGGGGACCGATCTGCACCCGCAGCTGCGCCTTCTGCCAGGTGGACAAGGGCAGGGCGCCGCTGCCCCTCGACACGGGCGAAGCTGAGCGCGTGGCGGAGGCGGTGCAGGTGCTCAACCTGCGCTATGTGGTGCTCACCGCCGTGGCCCGCGACGACCTGGCCGACCACGGCGCCAGCCTGTTCACCGCCGCCATCAGGGCGATTCGCCGCCGCGATCCGCAGGTGCTGATCGAGGTGCTCACCCCCGATTTCTGGGGGGGCCACGCCGAACCCGAACGCGGCCGCCGGGCCCAGCGCCAAAGGCTGGCTGCCGTGCTTGCCGCCGCTCCGGTGTGTTTCAACCACAATCTGGAGACGGTGGAGCGCCTGCAGGGGGAGGTGCGCCGCGGTGCCACCTATGGCCGTTCGCTGGAGCTGCTGGCGGCGGCCCGGGAACTGGCGCCGGGGATTCCCACCAAGTCGGGGCTGATGCTGGGTCTCGGCGAAACAGCTGTGGAAGTGGTGGCCACCCTGGAACACCTGCGGGCCGCTGGCTGCCAGCGCCTCACCCTGGGTCAGTACCTGCGCCCCTCCCTGGCCCACATCCCCGTGGCCCGTTACTGGACACCGGAGGAGTTCGAGCAGCTGGGCGCCATCGCCCGCGCCATGGGGTTTGCCCAGGTGCGCAGTGGTCCGCTGGTGCGCAGCAGCTACCACGCCGCCGGGGACGACCCTGGCACCGCACAGCCCTGA
- the recR gene encoding recombination mediator RecR has protein sequence MIDQFERLPGIGPRTAQRLALHLLRQPEEQIRSFADALLAARSQVGQCRRCFHLSAEEFCEICRNEERRNGQICVVADSRDLLAMERSREFHGLYHVLGGLISPMDGIGPELLQIQPLVERVDREGAIEVILALTPSVEGDTTSLYLARLLKPFTSVTRIAYGLPVGGELEYADEVTLARAFEGRRRME, from the coding sequence CTGATCGACCAGTTCGAACGCCTGCCGGGCATCGGGCCCCGCACGGCGCAGCGGCTGGCCCTGCACCTCCTGCGCCAGCCGGAAGAACAGATCCGCAGCTTCGCTGATGCCCTGCTGGCGGCCCGCAGCCAGGTGGGGCAATGCCGTCGCTGTTTCCATCTTTCCGCTGAGGAGTTCTGCGAGATCTGCCGCAACGAGGAGCGGCGCAACGGCCAGATCTGTGTGGTGGCCGATTCCCGCGACCTGCTGGCGATGGAACGCAGCCGCGAATTTCATGGCCTCTACCACGTGCTGGGCGGACTGATCTCGCCGATGGATGGCATCGGTCCGGAGCTGCTGCAGATCCAGCCGCTGGTGGAGAGGGTCGACCGGGAGGGGGCGATCGAGGTGATCCTGGCCCTCACCCCCAGCGTGGAGGGGGACACCACCAGCCTCTACCTGGCCCGGCTGCTCAAACCCTTCACCAGCGTCACCCGCATCGCCTACGGGTTGCCGGTGGGTGGCGAACTGGAGTACGCCGACGAGGTGACCCTGGCACGGGCGTTCGAAGGACGCCGCCGGATGGAATGA
- the psbP gene encoding photosystem II reaction center PsbP — translation MLSLLLVGCSAAAAGLNSFQSPDGRYAFLYPTGWTRVQVSNGPQVVFHDLINSDETLSLVVSEVTPDRDLSQLGSAVEVGETLRRSVISPEGSGRDAELVEAHEREQGGRTYYDLEYTVHLADRDRHELATVVVDRGRLYTFAASTNEARWNKVKDLFAVVIGSFTLQI, via the coding sequence ATGCTGAGCCTGTTGCTGGTGGGCTGCAGCGCCGCCGCCGCGGGTCTGAATTCCTTCCAGAGCCCGGATGGCCGCTACGCCTTCCTCTATCCCACCGGCTGGACCCGGGTCCAGGTCAGCAATGGTCCCCAGGTGGTTTTCCACGACCTGATCAACAGCGACGAAACCCTCAGCCTTGTGGTGTCCGAGGTCACCCCCGACCGGGATCTCAGCCAGCTGGGCAGCGCCGTCGAGGTGGGCGAGACCCTGCGCCGCAGCGTCATCTCTCCGGAAGGCAGCGGCCGGGACGCTGAACTGGTGGAGGCCCATGAGCGCGAGCAGGGCGGCCGCACCTATTACGACCTGGAGTACACGGTCCATCTGGCCGACCGGGATCGCCACGAACTCGCCACCGTGGTGGTGGATCGCGGCCGGCTCTACACCTTTGCCGCCAGCACCAACGAAGCCCGCTGGAACAAGGTGAAGGACCTGTTCGCCGTCGTGATCGGCTCCTTCACGCTGCAGATCTAG
- a CDS encoding dienelactone hydrolase family protein: MSGRTAMQRQVKVASNGALLEGVLSLPVPAAGLVLFAHGSGSSRLSRRNRSVADVLVDAGLATLLFDLLTADEERIDELDRSLRFDIALLGRRLIGAIDWVGRQPELRDLPIGLFGASTGAAAALVAAAARPEPVAAVVSRGGRPDLAPAALPLVACPTCLIVGGLDFEVLQLNRQSARRLTALHALQVVPGATHLFEEPGALEQAAHLACVWFLDHLAGARTEALS, encoded by the coding sequence GTGAGCGGCAGGACGGCCATGCAGCGGCAGGTCAAAGTGGCGTCGAACGGGGCTCTGCTGGAAGGGGTCCTGAGCTTGCCGGTGCCGGCCGCGGGCCTGGTGCTGTTCGCCCATGGCAGCGGCAGCAGCCGCCTCAGCCGCCGTAACCGCTCCGTGGCCGACGTCCTGGTGGATGCAGGGTTGGCCACGCTCCTGTTCGATCTGCTCACCGCCGACGAGGAGCGCATCGATGAGCTCGATCGCTCCCTGCGCTTCGACATCGCCCTGCTGGGCCGACGACTGATCGGGGCCATCGACTGGGTGGGCCGCCAGCCGGAACTGAGGGACCTGCCGATCGGGCTCTTCGGTGCCAGCACAGGCGCCGCTGCGGCCCTGGTGGCGGCGGCGGCACGCCCGGAGCCGGTGGCCGCCGTGGTGTCGCGGGGCGGCCGTCCCGATCTGGCGCCTGCCGCCCTGCCGCTGGTGGCCTGCCCCACCTGTCTGATCGTCGGAGGCCTGGACTTCGAGGTGCTCCAGCTCAACCGCCAGTCCGCGAGGCGGCTCACGGCCCTCCACGCCCTTCAGGTGGTTCCGGGAGCCACCCACCTTTTCGAGGAGCCAGGTGCCTTGGAGCAGGCCGCCCATCTGGCCTGCGTCTGGTTCCTGGACCACCTGGCCGGGGCCAGGACCGAAGCCCTCTCCTGA
- a CDS encoding phosphotransferase enzyme family protein, with product MPGQDAIIRTCATGERPMTLGESDGALVSIAEAFDLPGPIRSLEPLGSGNVNESFVVVCDGTPERRFVLQRLNSRVFPRPDLVMANMLALGEHVDRRLAQGCALLGQRRWEVPRVVLSRGDQRPWVERDDGFWRLITFIESSRSFDRVTTAVQAREVGVGLGVFHHLISDLSPEGLADTLEGFHVTPRYLEQYDAVLAATTAAAGSEVNDCRAFVEERRCFASVLEAARASGRLQIRPIHGDPKVSNVMLEASSGRAVALVDLDTVKPGLIHYDIGDCLRSCCNPLGEETAELEAVRFDVDLCRALLGGYLSAASGFLSEADYDHLYDAIRLISFELGLRFFTDHLAGNVYFRTERPDHNLQRALVQFRLTASIEAQELPILAVIDDLRAGCASRL from the coding sequence ATGCCGGGCCAGGATGCGATCATCCGTACCTGCGCCACCGGTGAGCGGCCCATGACCCTGGGGGAATCCGACGGCGCCCTGGTGTCCATCGCCGAGGCGTTCGATCTTCCCGGCCCGATCCGCAGCCTCGAACCCCTCGGCAGCGGCAACGTCAACGAGAGCTTCGTCGTCGTCTGTGACGGCACGCCTGAGCGCCGGTTCGTCCTGCAGCGCCTGAACAGCCGGGTGTTTCCGCGCCCCGATCTGGTGATGGCCAACATGCTCGCCCTCGGGGAGCATGTCGATCGACGCCTCGCCCAGGGCTGCGCCCTCCTTGGGCAGCGGCGCTGGGAGGTTCCCCGGGTGGTGCTCTCCCGCGGCGACCAGCGGCCCTGGGTGGAGCGGGATGATGGCTTCTGGCGTCTGATCACCTTCATCGAATCCTCCCGGAGTTTCGATCGGGTGACCACTGCCGTCCAGGCCCGGGAGGTGGGCGTCGGTCTGGGTGTGTTCCACCATCTGATCAGTGACCTGTCACCGGAGGGGCTGGCCGACACCCTCGAGGGCTTCCACGTCACCCCCAGGTATCTGGAGCAGTACGACGCGGTGCTGGCTGCCACGACGGCCGCGGCGGGGAGCGAGGTGAACGATTGCCGGGCCTTCGTGGAGGAGCGCCGGTGCTTCGCGTCGGTGCTGGAGGCGGCCAGGGCCAGCGGCCGCCTCCAGATTCGCCCCATCCACGGGGATCCCAAAGTCAGCAACGTGATGCTGGAGGCCAGCTCCGGCCGGGCCGTGGCCCTGGTGGATCTCGATACGGTGAAGCCCGGGCTGATCCATTACGACATCGGCGACTGCCTGCGCTCCTGCTGCAACCCCCTGGGGGAGGAGACGGCGGAACTGGAGGCCGTCCGTTTCGATGTCGACCTCTGCCGCGCACTATTGGGCGGCTACCTCTCCGCCGCGTCAGGTTTTCTCTCCGAAGCCGACTACGACCATCTCTATGACGCGATCCGCCTGATCAGCTTCGAGCTCGGCCTGCGTTTCTTCACCGACCACCTGGCCGGCAACGTCTATTTCCGGACGGAGCGGCCTGACCACAACCTGCAACGGGCCCTGGTGCAGTTCCGGCTGACGGCCAGCATCGAGGCCCAGGAGCTGCCGATCCTCGCGGTGATCGACGACCTCAGGGCTGGCTGCGCCAGCCGCCTCTGA
- a CDS encoding phosphoribosyltransferase, which yields MVLRPPLWTSRHEAGLALAEAFTDRRGLRADTTLVALPRGGVPVAAAMAAQLELPLVTWSVRKVADPSRPELAVGAVAAGGVVVWRNGERALRRATTATRQGWLRDQELELERRQRLFGDPPGDELRGRHLIVVDDGIATGMTVKAALLSLRRVQPASMALAVPVVDREVADELGRLVERMEALAVVSDLQAVGMWYEHFEQLSDRQVLALLQACRARMRSSVPAPPVSGP from the coding sequence ATGGTGCTCCGACCTCCCCTCTGGACCAGTCGCCACGAGGCGGGCCTCGCCCTGGCCGAAGCTTTCACCGATCGTCGGGGCCTCCGAGCTGACACCACCCTGGTGGCCCTCCCCAGGGGCGGGGTGCCGGTGGCGGCCGCGATGGCTGCTCAGCTGGAGCTGCCTCTGGTGACCTGGTCGGTGCGCAAGGTCGCCGATCCCAGCAGGCCCGAGCTGGCGGTCGGGGCCGTCGCTGCCGGTGGGGTGGTGGTCTGGCGCAACGGGGAGCGGGCGCTGCGCCGGGCCACCACGGCAACACGGCAAGGCTGGCTGCGGGACCAGGAGCTGGAACTGGAACGGCGGCAGCGCCTTTTCGGCGACCCGCCCGGCGATGAGCTTCGCGGCCGGCACCTGATCGTGGTGGACGACGGCATCGCCACCGGCATGACGGTGAAGGCCGCTCTGTTGTCCCTGCGTCGGGTGCAACCGGCCTCCATGGCCCTGGCGGTACCGGTGGTCGATCGGGAGGTCGCGGATGAACTGGGCCGCCTGGTGGAACGGATGGAGGCCCTGGCCGTCGTCAGCGACCTTCAGGCCGTGGGGATGTGGTACGAGCACTTCGAGCAGCTCAGCGACCGGCAGGTGCTCGCCCTCCTGCAGGCATGCCGGGCCAGGATGCGATCATCCGTACCTGCGCCACCGGTGAGCGGCCCATGA